In one window of Lampris incognitus isolate fLamInc1 chromosome 3, fLamInc1.hap2, whole genome shotgun sequence DNA:
- the kank3 gene encoding KN motif and ankyrin repeat domain-containing protein 3 isoform X2 — MTQSVQVNPKLPDLGTPFLYSGPEEAEQTGSYSVQTPYGFQLDLDFLKYVEEIESGHNRRRAPVNVRRSSRGVRSSQRSPNVGGHTSGWTSTESLASPVSEDGRVPPPPPPRNRIGSAPCEGISLSPVTILGVPPLSAGAKVPPPPPQRNPRVERTLLETSRRLQQEQNHQHQNGGRLQLAEPPKPVIKATVSSAGSSGISASTTMDVPMLLLPSSSPSPSHSSWTKPSPQTSGRSTPALGPTVPQIAANQLQTVREQMATALRQLKEMEERVKGVPALERELAKLRAEKDMLLLTLQEKKVSEEHAPKQQQTTESSTQTAEALLTPADPWFQSQGTPPTSPGRKGPTKSGELKRLTEKFEGRCEKAVEPSVEVSMKAPQKFPVVERKSVAVGYDRPMNSVVFYYSQGVKDAAEGTELHVCEKGTGTEAMLVCTEGTQTRIETEDAEVWVMESLLGFTSEAQREIDTLQDTIKFQQETIVVLQGRLSLADKDLGTLKAQAEERKPKVMLNKGVLAKPDTVHTQVETAASTLHNVAVSCCPEVASVCVGQDLTANPFEQGTQTDDMVIAAEPVPVTKFSTGTQWENLFEEKVDQQTLIDTVLKRRQVTIAEYKVSPEEEVVGATEKKEVEQGVVTVPSNPKPGTLKSIMKRKDGSNSSENRTGNKKSLQFVGILNGGYESTSSEEEEEEEEDEEEEEGSSSGQSGEEECSDSSEEDEAALEEETSDEERNINLDETDTDEETLTVENDAPDAVKEKFELSAKMREACLILKNHLNDDIQTLKSKEVLSSTHSVQLEWFRISSGKMAQPSRVSDYLMAFSEISAGLLEHIVNMTDGNGNTALHYSVSHSNFRVVGLLLDTGVCCVDKQNKAGYTAIMLASLSAVKEEEDMAVVKKLFSQGNVNAKASQAGQTALMLAVSHGRQEMVRALLDCGVDVNIQDDEGSTALMCASEHGRAEIVSLLLEQPGCDISIVDNDGSNALSIALEASHNDTAVLLYAHTNYAKTQNATGSPTSPQKTWSAE; from the exons ATGACTCAGTCGGTGCAAGTTAACCCCAAGCTGCCCG ATCTGGGTACACCATTTCTCTACTCTGGCCCGGAGGAGGCTGAGCAGACAGGCTCCTACTCCGTTCAGACTCCCTACGGCTTCCAGCTGGACCTGGACTTCCTGAAGTATGTGGAGGAGATCGAGAGTGGGCACAACCGCCGGCGGGCACCAGTGAATGTCCGCCGGTCCAGCCGCGGCGTCAGATCTTCTCAGAGGAGCCCTAACGTGGGGggacacaccagtggctggacCTCTACTGAGTCTCTTGCATCCCCTGTCAGCGAGGATGGCAGAGTCCCCCCTCCGCCCCCACCTCGCAACCGCATCGGTTCGGCACCCTGCGAGGGGATCTCTCTTTCCCCTGTGACTATACTCGGTGTCCCTCCACTGTCTGCGGGGGCCAAGGTGCCACCGCCACCACCTCAGCGCAATCCCAGAGTGGAGCGGACTCTTCTGGAGACCAGCCGGCGGCTACAGCAGGAGCAGAACCACCAGCACCAGAACGGTGGTCGCCTCCAGCTTGCAGAGCCGCCAAAGCCAGTCATCAAGGCCACTGTATCTTCCGCGGGCTCATCGGGCATTTCTGCCTCCACCACCATGGATGTCCCTATGTTGCTTCTACCTTCATCCTCTCCTTCTCCGTCTCACAGTAGCTGGACCAAACCCAGTCCTCAGACGTCTGGACGGAGTACACCAGCGCTTGGCCCCACTGTGCCTCAGATTGCCGCCAACCAGCTGCAGACGGTCAGGGAGCAGATGGCTACGGCACTGAGACAGCTGAAAGAGATGGAAGAGCGAGTGAAGGGCGTTCCAGCGCTAGAGAGAGAGTTGGCCAAGCTCCGTGCCGAGAAAGACATGCTCCTATTGACCCTGCAGGAGAAGAAAGTGTCTGAAGAGCAtgccccaaaacaacaacagacaACAGAGTCCTCCACCCAAACAGCAGAGGCCCTCCTAACACCAGCTGACCCCTGGTTTCAGAGTCAGGGAACACCTCCCACCTCACCTGGTCGCAAAGGCCCCACAAAATCCGGGGAGCTGAAAAGGTTGACTGAAAAATTCGAGGGGCGGTGTGAGAAGGCGGTAGAGCCTTCTGTGGAAGTTTCAATGAAAGCTCCGCAGAAATTTCCCGTTGTTGAGAGGAAGTCGGTGGCTGTCGGATATGACAGGCCAATGAATTCTGTTGTGTTCTACTACAGCCAGGGAGTAAAAGATGCTGCCGAGGGCACTGAGCTGCATGTCTGTGAGAAAGGCACAGGGACGGAAGCCATGCTTGTTTGCACAGAGGGCACACAGACGAGGATTGAGACAGAAGATGCTGAGGTGTGGGTGATGGAGTCACTACTTGGGTTCACCAGTGAAGCCCAGCGGGAGATAGACACCTTACAGGACACTATTAAATTCCAACAGGAGACCATTGTGGTTCTCCAGGGGCGGCTGAGTCTGGCGGACAAAGACCTGGGAACTCTCAAAGCCCAGGCGGAGGAGAGGAAGCCCAAAGTCATGCTGAACAAAGGAGTTCTTGCCAAACCGGACACAGTGCACACCCAGGTGGAGACAGCAGCCTCCACTTTACACAatgttgctgtttcttgttgtccTGAagtggccagtgtgtgtgttggtcaggaCTTAACAGCCAACCCGTTTGAGCAGGGAACCCAAACTGACGATATGGTGATAGCAGCAGAGCCTGTGCCTGTTACTAAATTCAGCACAGGGACCCAATGGGAAAATCTGTTTGAGGAAAAGGTGGACCAGCAGACTCTCATAGATACAGTGTTAAAGAGGAGACAGGTAACCATTGCTGAATACAAGGTTTCCCCAGAGGAAGAGGTGGTTGGTGCAACAGAGAAAAAAGAGGTGGAACAAGGAGTGGTGACAGTACCCAGCAACCCAAAGCCAG GTACGTTGAAATCCATCATGAAGAGGAAGGATGGGAGTAACTCGAGTGAGAATCGTACAGGCAACAAGAAGAGCCTGCAGTTTGTTGGTATTCTCAATGGAGG GTATGAATCCACAtctagtgaagaagaagaagaggaggaggaagatgaagaggaggaagagggaagCTCCTCGGGGCAGAGTGGAGAGGAGGAGTGCTCAGACAGCAGTGAGGAGGATGAGGCGGCCCTGGAAGAGGAGACATCTGATGAGGAGAGGAACATCAACCTCGATGAGACCGACACGGACGAGGAGACCCTTACAGTGGAAAATGACGCACCTGATGCTGTGAAAGAGAA GTTTGAGCTGAGCGCCAAGATGCGGGAGGCCTGCCTCATTCTGAAGAACCACCTGAATGACGACATCCAGACTCTGAAGAGTAAGGAAGTG CTCTCCAGCACCCATTCTGTTCAGCTGGAGTGGTTCCGGATCTCCAGCGGAAAGATGGCCCAGCCATCGCGGGTCTCTGACTATTTGATGGCTTTCTCAGAGATCTCGGCAGGGCTGCTGGAGCACATAGTCAACATGACCGACGGCAACGGGAACACGGCTCTGCACTACAGCGTCTCCCACTCCAACTTCCGAGTAGTGGGGCTGCTACTGGACACAG GTGTGTGCTGTGTAGATAAGCAGAACAAGGCTGGCTACACGGCCATCATGCTAGCTTCACTCTCTgctgtgaaggaggaggaggacatgGCTGTGGTCAAGAAGCTCTTCAGTCAGGGCAACGTCAACGCCAAGGCCAGCCAG GCGGGCCAGACAGCGCTGATGCTAGCAGTCAGCCATGGGCGACAGGAGATGGTGCGGGCACTGTTAGACTGTGGCGTGGACGTCAACATACAGGATGATGAGGGCTCCACCGCGCTGATGTGCGCCAGCGAGCATGGCAGAGCTGAGATCGTCTCACTGCTCCTGGAGCAGCCTGGATGCGACATATCCATTGTGGACAAT GACGGCAGTAATGCTCTGTCCATCGCCCTGGAGGCGTCTCACAATGACACGGCTGTCCTGCTCTATGCTCACACAAACTATGCCAAGACCCAGAATGCCACG
- the kank3 gene encoding KN motif and ankyrin repeat domain-containing protein 3 isoform X1: MTQSVQVNPKLPDLGTPFLYSGPEEAEQTGSYSVQTPYGFQLDLDFLKYVEEIESGHNRRRAPVNVRRSSRGVRSSQRSPNVGGHTSGWTSTESLASPVSEDGRVPPPPPPRNRIGSAPCEGISLSPVTILGVPPLSAGAKVPPPPPQRNPRVERTLLETSRRLQQEQNHQHQNGGRLQLAEPPKPVIKATVSSAGSSGISASTTMDVPMLLLPSSSPSPSHSSWTKPSPQTSGRSTPALGPTVPQIAANQLQTVREQMATALRQLKEMEERVKGVPALERELAKLRAEKDMLLLTLQEKKVSEEHAPKQQQTTESSTQTAEALLTPADPWFQSQGTPPTSPGRKGPTKSGELKRLTEKFEGRCEKAVEPSVEVSMKAPQKFPVVERKSVAVGYDRPMNSVVFYYSQGVKDAAEGTELHVCEKGTGTEAMLVCTEGTQTRIETEDAEVWVMESLLGFTSEAQREIDTLQDTIKFQQETIVVLQGRLSLADKDLGTLKAQAEERKPKVMLNKGVLAKPDTVHTQVETAASTLHNVAVSCCPEVASVCVGQDLTANPFEQGTQTDDMVIAAEPVPVTKFSTGTQWENLFEEKVDQQTLIDTVLKRRQVTIAEYKVSPEEEVVGATEKKEVEQGVVTVPSNPKPAGTLKSIMKRKDGSNSSENRTGNKKSLQFVGILNGGYESTSSEEEEEEEEDEEEEEGSSSGQSGEEECSDSSEEDEAALEEETSDEERNINLDETDTDEETLTVENDAPDAVKEKFELSAKMREACLILKNHLNDDIQTLKSKEVLSSTHSVQLEWFRISSGKMAQPSRVSDYLMAFSEISAGLLEHIVNMTDGNGNTALHYSVSHSNFRVVGLLLDTGVCCVDKQNKAGYTAIMLASLSAVKEEEDMAVVKKLFSQGNVNAKASQAGQTALMLAVSHGRQEMVRALLDCGVDVNIQDDEGSTALMCASEHGRAEIVSLLLEQPGCDISIVDNDGSNALSIALEASHNDTAVLLYAHTNYAKTQNATGSPTSPQKTWSAE; the protein is encoded by the exons ATGACTCAGTCGGTGCAAGTTAACCCCAAGCTGCCCG ATCTGGGTACACCATTTCTCTACTCTGGCCCGGAGGAGGCTGAGCAGACAGGCTCCTACTCCGTTCAGACTCCCTACGGCTTCCAGCTGGACCTGGACTTCCTGAAGTATGTGGAGGAGATCGAGAGTGGGCACAACCGCCGGCGGGCACCAGTGAATGTCCGCCGGTCCAGCCGCGGCGTCAGATCTTCTCAGAGGAGCCCTAACGTGGGGggacacaccagtggctggacCTCTACTGAGTCTCTTGCATCCCCTGTCAGCGAGGATGGCAGAGTCCCCCCTCCGCCCCCACCTCGCAACCGCATCGGTTCGGCACCCTGCGAGGGGATCTCTCTTTCCCCTGTGACTATACTCGGTGTCCCTCCACTGTCTGCGGGGGCCAAGGTGCCACCGCCACCACCTCAGCGCAATCCCAGAGTGGAGCGGACTCTTCTGGAGACCAGCCGGCGGCTACAGCAGGAGCAGAACCACCAGCACCAGAACGGTGGTCGCCTCCAGCTTGCAGAGCCGCCAAAGCCAGTCATCAAGGCCACTGTATCTTCCGCGGGCTCATCGGGCATTTCTGCCTCCACCACCATGGATGTCCCTATGTTGCTTCTACCTTCATCCTCTCCTTCTCCGTCTCACAGTAGCTGGACCAAACCCAGTCCTCAGACGTCTGGACGGAGTACACCAGCGCTTGGCCCCACTGTGCCTCAGATTGCCGCCAACCAGCTGCAGACGGTCAGGGAGCAGATGGCTACGGCACTGAGACAGCTGAAAGAGATGGAAGAGCGAGTGAAGGGCGTTCCAGCGCTAGAGAGAGAGTTGGCCAAGCTCCGTGCCGAGAAAGACATGCTCCTATTGACCCTGCAGGAGAAGAAAGTGTCTGAAGAGCAtgccccaaaacaacaacagacaACAGAGTCCTCCACCCAAACAGCAGAGGCCCTCCTAACACCAGCTGACCCCTGGTTTCAGAGTCAGGGAACACCTCCCACCTCACCTGGTCGCAAAGGCCCCACAAAATCCGGGGAGCTGAAAAGGTTGACTGAAAAATTCGAGGGGCGGTGTGAGAAGGCGGTAGAGCCTTCTGTGGAAGTTTCAATGAAAGCTCCGCAGAAATTTCCCGTTGTTGAGAGGAAGTCGGTGGCTGTCGGATATGACAGGCCAATGAATTCTGTTGTGTTCTACTACAGCCAGGGAGTAAAAGATGCTGCCGAGGGCACTGAGCTGCATGTCTGTGAGAAAGGCACAGGGACGGAAGCCATGCTTGTTTGCACAGAGGGCACACAGACGAGGATTGAGACAGAAGATGCTGAGGTGTGGGTGATGGAGTCACTACTTGGGTTCACCAGTGAAGCCCAGCGGGAGATAGACACCTTACAGGACACTATTAAATTCCAACAGGAGACCATTGTGGTTCTCCAGGGGCGGCTGAGTCTGGCGGACAAAGACCTGGGAACTCTCAAAGCCCAGGCGGAGGAGAGGAAGCCCAAAGTCATGCTGAACAAAGGAGTTCTTGCCAAACCGGACACAGTGCACACCCAGGTGGAGACAGCAGCCTCCACTTTACACAatgttgctgtttcttgttgtccTGAagtggccagtgtgtgtgttggtcaggaCTTAACAGCCAACCCGTTTGAGCAGGGAACCCAAACTGACGATATGGTGATAGCAGCAGAGCCTGTGCCTGTTACTAAATTCAGCACAGGGACCCAATGGGAAAATCTGTTTGAGGAAAAGGTGGACCAGCAGACTCTCATAGATACAGTGTTAAAGAGGAGACAGGTAACCATTGCTGAATACAAGGTTTCCCCAGAGGAAGAGGTGGTTGGTGCAACAGAGAAAAAAGAGGTGGAACAAGGAGTGGTGACAGTACCCAGCAACCCAAAGCCAG CAGGTACGTTGAAATCCATCATGAAGAGGAAGGATGGGAGTAACTCGAGTGAGAATCGTACAGGCAACAAGAAGAGCCTGCAGTTTGTTGGTATTCTCAATGGAGG GTATGAATCCACAtctagtgaagaagaagaagaggaggaggaagatgaagaggaggaagagggaagCTCCTCGGGGCAGAGTGGAGAGGAGGAGTGCTCAGACAGCAGTGAGGAGGATGAGGCGGCCCTGGAAGAGGAGACATCTGATGAGGAGAGGAACATCAACCTCGATGAGACCGACACGGACGAGGAGACCCTTACAGTGGAAAATGACGCACCTGATGCTGTGAAAGAGAA GTTTGAGCTGAGCGCCAAGATGCGGGAGGCCTGCCTCATTCTGAAGAACCACCTGAATGACGACATCCAGACTCTGAAGAGTAAGGAAGTG CTCTCCAGCACCCATTCTGTTCAGCTGGAGTGGTTCCGGATCTCCAGCGGAAAGATGGCCCAGCCATCGCGGGTCTCTGACTATTTGATGGCTTTCTCAGAGATCTCGGCAGGGCTGCTGGAGCACATAGTCAACATGACCGACGGCAACGGGAACACGGCTCTGCACTACAGCGTCTCCCACTCCAACTTCCGAGTAGTGGGGCTGCTACTGGACACAG GTGTGTGCTGTGTAGATAAGCAGAACAAGGCTGGCTACACGGCCATCATGCTAGCTTCACTCTCTgctgtgaaggaggaggaggacatgGCTGTGGTCAAGAAGCTCTTCAGTCAGGGCAACGTCAACGCCAAGGCCAGCCAG GCGGGCCAGACAGCGCTGATGCTAGCAGTCAGCCATGGGCGACAGGAGATGGTGCGGGCACTGTTAGACTGTGGCGTGGACGTCAACATACAGGATGATGAGGGCTCCACCGCGCTGATGTGCGCCAGCGAGCATGGCAGAGCTGAGATCGTCTCACTGCTCCTGGAGCAGCCTGGATGCGACATATCCATTGTGGACAAT GACGGCAGTAATGCTCTGTCCATCGCCCTGGAGGCGTCTCACAATGACACGGCTGTCCTGCTCTATGCTCACACAAACTATGCCAAGACCCAGAATGCCACG